The proteins below come from a single Micropterus dolomieu isolate WLL.071019.BEF.003 ecotype Adirondacks linkage group LG05, ASM2129224v1, whole genome shotgun sequence genomic window:
- the zgc:153738 gene encoding dynein regulatory complex protein 11 isoform X2 → MAYNQLWADAQLELSRLLTEELPAEPPRPEKDRVVFFQRLAMLYVRYIQVFRQLEKVYDQVVHPQKRRVIRAILDGVMGRVLELKNEMVEKEFSEYHYMDDVLHDLKLKPADLEIPIPHYFVSDRSKELQERKTMLTDILKMVVVTERPEPLMAKDMSQEEAIKIIQVAERARQGRLRAKLNEESRNMNRMYRTKDPGSASNELAAVCIQKVWRGYIQRKRAKIARDEEMIFLGMAMNPKYQVPCPAEITAQASEACTRIKQEEHDRDYLMSLEAVTNQLRDVEGHDMSKTMKDQIRQWFIECRDATGSFPDYPDEDDGGSALIFAEKDPKQLMEEIAAKEEDESNNKPKGKEEKKEKGKRDKGKDAEEEEEAGLKMLPSAFLSDLELGNKTFVDFWQTRSESRNFNQRHEVELIKEEKRKVIEAEIRVQVDEQMRQELAEWKLAVDKDKGGKTKGNPKKKKGSKSGKKKKKEKDLTSDRTLGSLCQELVEQGLLKQANNVRLQDYLGDYSYLGTTLRQNDIEPMPSLSDVRQVLSLYAVLPLGSQVVHEKAPLIKAILMAGPAGVGKKMLVHAICQEAGANLFDLSPLNTAGKYPGKSGLAMMLHMVFKVARLLQPSVIWIEDAEKMFYKKVPKEEKELDPKRLKKDLPKSLKLIKGEDRVLIVGTTKDPLSADIKSLCKMYSKIILIPRPDYGSRYILWKQLIKKQGGKVTRALDLSSLAKISDGYTPGHMVRVIQSVVTKRRILQQANRPLTAAEFVAPLAKIDPVFQEEEEALKSWYARTPLGKKRIKAATGKEEEAPTKGKDAKKKGKK, encoded by the exons at GGCATACAACCAGCTGTGGGCAGACGCCCAGTTAGAGTTGAGCCGTCTGCTAACTGAGGAACTGCCTGCTGAGCCCCCTCGCCCAGAAAAGGACAGAGTAGTGTTCTTCCAGCGCCTGGCCATGCTTTATGTGCGCTACATCCAAGTCTTCAGACAGCTGGAGAAGGTGTATGACCAGGTGGTTCACCCTCAGAAGAGACGAGTTATTCGGGCCATTCTTGATGGTGTGATGGGGAGGGTGTTAGAGCTGAAGAATGAAATGGTGGAAAAAGAGTTTTCAGAGTATCACTACATGGATGATGTCCTTCATGACTTGAAACTTAAACCT GCAGACCTTGAGATCCCTATCCCTCACTATTTCGTCAGTGATCGCAGCAAAGAACTCCAAGAACGAAAGACGATGCTGACAGATATCCTTAAAATGGTGGTGGTTACTGAAAGGCCAGAA CCTTTAATGGCCAAGGACATGAGTCAAGAGGAGGCCATTAAGATCATTCAAGTGGCGGAGAGGGCCCGCCAAGGACGCCTGAGGGCAAAGTTGAATGAAGAGAGCAGAAATATGAACAGGATGTACAGGACCAAGGACCCTGGATCAGCCAGCAATGAGTTGGCTGCGGTTTGCATTCAGAAG GTGTGGAGGGGCTATATACAGAGGAAGAGGGCAAAGATCGCTCGTGACGAAGAAATGATTTTTTTGGGAATG GCCATGAATCCAAAATACCAGGTGCCATGCCCTGCAGAAATCACTGCCCAGGCCAGTGAAGCTTGCACACGGATTAAACAGGAGGAGCATGACAGAGACTATCTGATGTCTTTAGAAGCTGTCACGAACCAACTACGAGATGTGGAGGGTCATGATATGAGCAAGACCATGAAAGACCAAATCCGACAGTGGTTCATTGAATGCCG tgatGCTACAGGGTCATTTCCAGACTACCCAGATGAAGATGATGGAGGCTCAGCCCTGATTTTTGCTGAAAAGGACCCTAAACAG ttaatGGAAGAAATTGCTGCAAAGGAAGAGGATGAATCCAACAACAAACCAAAagggaaagaggagaagaaggaaaagGGAAAAAGGGACAAGGGGAAGGATGCTGAGGAA GAAGAGGAGGCAGGGTTGAAGATGCTACCCTCGGCTTTTCTGTCAGACTTGGAATTGGGAAACAAAACCTTTGTag ATTTCTGGCAAACCCGCAGTGAGTCCAGAAACTTCAACCAGAGGCATGAGGTGGAGCTGATCaaggaagaaaagaggaaagtcATTGAAGCAGAGATTCGAGTACAG GTAGATGAGCAGATGAGACAAGAGCTGGCTGAATGGAAGCTAGCTGTGGACAAAGACAAGGGTGGTAAAACCAAAGGAAATCCCAAG aagaagaaaggatCTAAGagtgggaaaaagaaaaaaaaggagaaagattTGACATCTGATAG GACTCTAGGGTCTCTGTGTCAGGAGCTGGTGGAACAGGGATTGTTGAAACAGGCAAATAATGTTAGGCTGCAGGATTACTTGG GGGACTATAGCTACCTTGGGACAACACTGAGGCAAAATGACATTGAGCCCATGCCATCATTGTCTGATGTGCGACAGGTCTTATCTCTGTATGCAGTTTTACCACTAG gCTCTCAGGTGGTACATGAGAAGGCTCCTCTGATAAAGGCCATCCTAATGGCTGGACCGGCAGGTGTAGGTAAGAAGATGTTGGTCCATGCAATCTGCCAGGAGGCGGGTGCCAACTTGTTTGATCTGTCTCCCCTGAACACGGCAGGAAAGTACCCAGGCAAGAGTGGCCTCGCCATGATGCTTCACATGGTGTTTAAG GTTGCAAGATTGCTGCAACCCTCGGTAATATGGATTGAGGACGCAGAAAAAATGTTCTACAAAAAAGTCCccaaggaagaaaaagag TTGGATCCCAAACGCTTGAAGAAAGACTTGCCCAAGTCTCTCAAGTTAATTAAAGGGGAGGATCGCGTTCTGATAGTAGGAACGACTAAAGACCCACTAAGTGCTGATATCAAGTCACTGTGTAAAATGTACAGCAAAATAATCCTCATCCCGAGACCCGACTACGGCTCAAGATACA TCTTGTGGAAGCAACTAATCAAAAAGCAGGGAGGGAAGGTAACCAGGGCGCTGGACCTCAGCTCTCTTGCGAAGATATCTGATGGCTACACACCAGGTCACATGGTCCGGGTGATCCAGAGCGTTGTCACGAAGCGTCGCATCCTACAGCAGGCAAACAGACCGCTGACTGCTGCGGAGTTTGTCGCCCCATTAGCCAAGATTGACCCAGTGTttcaggaagaagaagaggcccTTAAA AGCTGGTATGCGAGGACCCCCCTGGGAAAGAAGAGGATTAAAGCTGCCACAGGAAAGGAAGAAGAGGCACCAACTAAAGGCAAAGATGCaaagaagaaagggaaaaaataa
- the zgc:153738 gene encoding dynein regulatory complex protein 11 isoform X3 translates to MSQRAYNQLWADAQLELSRLLTEELPAEPPRPEKDRVVFFQRLAMLYVRYIQVFRQLEKVYDQVVHPQKRRVIRAILDGVMGRVLELKNEMVEKEFSEYHYMDDVLHDLKLKPADLEIPIPHYFVSDRSKELQERKTMLTDILKMVVVTERPEPLMAKDMSQEEAIKIIQVAERARQGRLRAKLNEESRNMNRMYRTKDPGSASNELAAVCIQKVWRGYIQRKRAKIARDEEMIFLGMAMNPKYQVPCPAEITAQASEACTRIKQEEHDRDYLMSLEAVTNQLRDVEGHDMSKTMKDQIRQWFIECRDATGSFPDYPDEDDGGSALIFAEKDPKQLMEEIAAKEEDESNNKPKGKEEKKEKGKRDKGKDAEEEEEAGLKMLPSAFLSDLELGNKTFVDFWQTRSESRNFNQRHEVELIKEEKRKVIEAEIRVQVDEQMRQELAEWKLAVDKDKGGKTKGNPKKKKGSKSGKKKKKEKDLTSDRTLGSLCQELVEQGLLKQANNVRLQDYLGDYSYLGTTLRQNDIEPMPSLSDVRQVLSLYAVLPLGSQVVHEKAPLIKAILMAGPAGVGKYPGKSGLAMMLHMVFKVARLLQPSVIWIEDAEKMFYKKVPKEEKELDPKRLKKDLPKSLKLIKGEDRVLIVGTTKDPLSADIKSLCKMYSKIILIPRPDYGSRYILWKQLIKKQGGKVTRALDLSSLAKISDGYTPGHMVRVIQSVVTKRRILQQANRPLTAAEFVAPLAKIDPVFQEEEEALKSWYARTPLGKKRIKAATGKEEEAPTKGKDAKKKGKK, encoded by the exons ATGTCACAAAG GGCATACAACCAGCTGTGGGCAGACGCCCAGTTAGAGTTGAGCCGTCTGCTAACTGAGGAACTGCCTGCTGAGCCCCCTCGCCCAGAAAAGGACAGAGTAGTGTTCTTCCAGCGCCTGGCCATGCTTTATGTGCGCTACATCCAAGTCTTCAGACAGCTGGAGAAGGTGTATGACCAGGTGGTTCACCCTCAGAAGAGACGAGTTATTCGGGCCATTCTTGATGGTGTGATGGGGAGGGTGTTAGAGCTGAAGAATGAAATGGTGGAAAAAGAGTTTTCAGAGTATCACTACATGGATGATGTCCTTCATGACTTGAAACTTAAACCT GCAGACCTTGAGATCCCTATCCCTCACTATTTCGTCAGTGATCGCAGCAAAGAACTCCAAGAACGAAAGACGATGCTGACAGATATCCTTAAAATGGTGGTGGTTACTGAAAGGCCAGAA CCTTTAATGGCCAAGGACATGAGTCAAGAGGAGGCCATTAAGATCATTCAAGTGGCGGAGAGGGCCCGCCAAGGACGCCTGAGGGCAAAGTTGAATGAAGAGAGCAGAAATATGAACAGGATGTACAGGACCAAGGACCCTGGATCAGCCAGCAATGAGTTGGCTGCGGTTTGCATTCAGAAG GTGTGGAGGGGCTATATACAGAGGAAGAGGGCAAAGATCGCTCGTGACGAAGAAATGATTTTTTTGGGAATG GCCATGAATCCAAAATACCAGGTGCCATGCCCTGCAGAAATCACTGCCCAGGCCAGTGAAGCTTGCACACGGATTAAACAGGAGGAGCATGACAGAGACTATCTGATGTCTTTAGAAGCTGTCACGAACCAACTACGAGATGTGGAGGGTCATGATATGAGCAAGACCATGAAAGACCAAATCCGACAGTGGTTCATTGAATGCCG tgatGCTACAGGGTCATTTCCAGACTACCCAGATGAAGATGATGGAGGCTCAGCCCTGATTTTTGCTGAAAAGGACCCTAAACAG ttaatGGAAGAAATTGCTGCAAAGGAAGAGGATGAATCCAACAACAAACCAAAagggaaagaggagaagaaggaaaagGGAAAAAGGGACAAGGGGAAGGATGCTGAGGAA GAAGAGGAGGCAGGGTTGAAGATGCTACCCTCGGCTTTTCTGTCAGACTTGGAATTGGGAAACAAAACCTTTGTag ATTTCTGGCAAACCCGCAGTGAGTCCAGAAACTTCAACCAGAGGCATGAGGTGGAGCTGATCaaggaagaaaagaggaaagtcATTGAAGCAGAGATTCGAGTACAG GTAGATGAGCAGATGAGACAAGAGCTGGCTGAATGGAAGCTAGCTGTGGACAAAGACAAGGGTGGTAAAACCAAAGGAAATCCCAAG aagaagaaaggatCTAAGagtgggaaaaagaaaaaaaaggagaaagattTGACATCTGATAG GACTCTAGGGTCTCTGTGTCAGGAGCTGGTGGAACAGGGATTGTTGAAACAGGCAAATAATGTTAGGCTGCAGGATTACTTGG GGGACTATAGCTACCTTGGGACAACACTGAGGCAAAATGACATTGAGCCCATGCCATCATTGTCTGATGTGCGACAGGTCTTATCTCTGTATGCAGTTTTACCACTAG gCTCTCAGGTGGTACATGAGAAGGCTCCTCTGATAAAGGCCATCCTAATGGCTGGACCGGCAGGTGTAG GAAAGTACCCAGGCAAGAGTGGCCTCGCCATGATGCTTCACATGGTGTTTAAG GTTGCAAGATTGCTGCAACCCTCGGTAATATGGATTGAGGACGCAGAAAAAATGTTCTACAAAAAAGTCCccaaggaagaaaaagag TTGGATCCCAAACGCTTGAAGAAAGACTTGCCCAAGTCTCTCAAGTTAATTAAAGGGGAGGATCGCGTTCTGATAGTAGGAACGACTAAAGACCCACTAAGTGCTGATATCAAGTCACTGTGTAAAATGTACAGCAAAATAATCCTCATCCCGAGACCCGACTACGGCTCAAGATACA TCTTGTGGAAGCAACTAATCAAAAAGCAGGGAGGGAAGGTAACCAGGGCGCTGGACCTCAGCTCTCTTGCGAAGATATCTGATGGCTACACACCAGGTCACATGGTCCGGGTGATCCAGAGCGTTGTCACGAAGCGTCGCATCCTACAGCAGGCAAACAGACCGCTGACTGCTGCGGAGTTTGTCGCCCCATTAGCCAAGATTGACCCAGTGTttcaggaagaagaagaggcccTTAAA AGCTGGTATGCGAGGACCCCCCTGGGAAAGAAGAGGATTAAAGCTGCCACAGGAAAGGAAGAAGAGGCACCAACTAAAGGCAAAGATGCaaagaagaaagggaaaaaataa
- the zgc:153738 gene encoding dynein regulatory complex protein 11 isoform X1: MSQRAYNQLWADAQLELSRLLTEELPAEPPRPEKDRVVFFQRLAMLYVRYIQVFRQLEKVYDQVVHPQKRRVIRAILDGVMGRVLELKNEMVEKEFSEYHYMDDVLHDLKLKPADLEIPIPHYFVSDRSKELQERKTMLTDILKMVVVTERPEPLMAKDMSQEEAIKIIQVAERARQGRLRAKLNEESRNMNRMYRTKDPGSASNELAAVCIQKVWRGYIQRKRAKIARDEEMIFLGMAMNPKYQVPCPAEITAQASEACTRIKQEEHDRDYLMSLEAVTNQLRDVEGHDMSKTMKDQIRQWFIECRDATGSFPDYPDEDDGGSALIFAEKDPKQLMEEIAAKEEDESNNKPKGKEEKKEKGKRDKGKDAEEEEEAGLKMLPSAFLSDLELGNKTFVDFWQTRSESRNFNQRHEVELIKEEKRKVIEAEIRVQVDEQMRQELAEWKLAVDKDKGGKTKGNPKKKKGSKSGKKKKKEKDLTSDRTLGSLCQELVEQGLLKQANNVRLQDYLGDYSYLGTTLRQNDIEPMPSLSDVRQVLSLYAVLPLGSQVVHEKAPLIKAILMAGPAGVGKKMLVHAICQEAGANLFDLSPLNTAGKYPGKSGLAMMLHMVFKVARLLQPSVIWIEDAEKMFYKKVPKEEKELDPKRLKKDLPKSLKLIKGEDRVLIVGTTKDPLSADIKSLCKMYSKIILIPRPDYGSRYILWKQLIKKQGGKVTRALDLSSLAKISDGYTPGHMVRVIQSVVTKRRILQQANRPLTAAEFVAPLAKIDPVFQEEEEALKSWYARTPLGKKRIKAATGKEEEAPTKGKDAKKKGKK, encoded by the exons ATGTCACAAAG GGCATACAACCAGCTGTGGGCAGACGCCCAGTTAGAGTTGAGCCGTCTGCTAACTGAGGAACTGCCTGCTGAGCCCCCTCGCCCAGAAAAGGACAGAGTAGTGTTCTTCCAGCGCCTGGCCATGCTTTATGTGCGCTACATCCAAGTCTTCAGACAGCTGGAGAAGGTGTATGACCAGGTGGTTCACCCTCAGAAGAGACGAGTTATTCGGGCCATTCTTGATGGTGTGATGGGGAGGGTGTTAGAGCTGAAGAATGAAATGGTGGAAAAAGAGTTTTCAGAGTATCACTACATGGATGATGTCCTTCATGACTTGAAACTTAAACCT GCAGACCTTGAGATCCCTATCCCTCACTATTTCGTCAGTGATCGCAGCAAAGAACTCCAAGAACGAAAGACGATGCTGACAGATATCCTTAAAATGGTGGTGGTTACTGAAAGGCCAGAA CCTTTAATGGCCAAGGACATGAGTCAAGAGGAGGCCATTAAGATCATTCAAGTGGCGGAGAGGGCCCGCCAAGGACGCCTGAGGGCAAAGTTGAATGAAGAGAGCAGAAATATGAACAGGATGTACAGGACCAAGGACCCTGGATCAGCCAGCAATGAGTTGGCTGCGGTTTGCATTCAGAAG GTGTGGAGGGGCTATATACAGAGGAAGAGGGCAAAGATCGCTCGTGACGAAGAAATGATTTTTTTGGGAATG GCCATGAATCCAAAATACCAGGTGCCATGCCCTGCAGAAATCACTGCCCAGGCCAGTGAAGCTTGCACACGGATTAAACAGGAGGAGCATGACAGAGACTATCTGATGTCTTTAGAAGCTGTCACGAACCAACTACGAGATGTGGAGGGTCATGATATGAGCAAGACCATGAAAGACCAAATCCGACAGTGGTTCATTGAATGCCG tgatGCTACAGGGTCATTTCCAGACTACCCAGATGAAGATGATGGAGGCTCAGCCCTGATTTTTGCTGAAAAGGACCCTAAACAG ttaatGGAAGAAATTGCTGCAAAGGAAGAGGATGAATCCAACAACAAACCAAAagggaaagaggagaagaaggaaaagGGAAAAAGGGACAAGGGGAAGGATGCTGAGGAA GAAGAGGAGGCAGGGTTGAAGATGCTACCCTCGGCTTTTCTGTCAGACTTGGAATTGGGAAACAAAACCTTTGTag ATTTCTGGCAAACCCGCAGTGAGTCCAGAAACTTCAACCAGAGGCATGAGGTGGAGCTGATCaaggaagaaaagaggaaagtcATTGAAGCAGAGATTCGAGTACAG GTAGATGAGCAGATGAGACAAGAGCTGGCTGAATGGAAGCTAGCTGTGGACAAAGACAAGGGTGGTAAAACCAAAGGAAATCCCAAG aagaagaaaggatCTAAGagtgggaaaaagaaaaaaaaggagaaagattTGACATCTGATAG GACTCTAGGGTCTCTGTGTCAGGAGCTGGTGGAACAGGGATTGTTGAAACAGGCAAATAATGTTAGGCTGCAGGATTACTTGG GGGACTATAGCTACCTTGGGACAACACTGAGGCAAAATGACATTGAGCCCATGCCATCATTGTCTGATGTGCGACAGGTCTTATCTCTGTATGCAGTTTTACCACTAG gCTCTCAGGTGGTACATGAGAAGGCTCCTCTGATAAAGGCCATCCTAATGGCTGGACCGGCAGGTGTAGGTAAGAAGATGTTGGTCCATGCAATCTGCCAGGAGGCGGGTGCCAACTTGTTTGATCTGTCTCCCCTGAACACGGCAGGAAAGTACCCAGGCAAGAGTGGCCTCGCCATGATGCTTCACATGGTGTTTAAG GTTGCAAGATTGCTGCAACCCTCGGTAATATGGATTGAGGACGCAGAAAAAATGTTCTACAAAAAAGTCCccaaggaagaaaaagag TTGGATCCCAAACGCTTGAAGAAAGACTTGCCCAAGTCTCTCAAGTTAATTAAAGGGGAGGATCGCGTTCTGATAGTAGGAACGACTAAAGACCCACTAAGTGCTGATATCAAGTCACTGTGTAAAATGTACAGCAAAATAATCCTCATCCCGAGACCCGACTACGGCTCAAGATACA TCTTGTGGAAGCAACTAATCAAAAAGCAGGGAGGGAAGGTAACCAGGGCGCTGGACCTCAGCTCTCTTGCGAAGATATCTGATGGCTACACACCAGGTCACATGGTCCGGGTGATCCAGAGCGTTGTCACGAAGCGTCGCATCCTACAGCAGGCAAACAGACCGCTGACTGCTGCGGAGTTTGTCGCCCCATTAGCCAAGATTGACCCAGTGTttcaggaagaagaagaggcccTTAAA AGCTGGTATGCGAGGACCCCCCTGGGAAAGAAGAGGATTAAAGCTGCCACAGGAAAGGAAGAAGAGGCACCAACTAAAGGCAAAGATGCaaagaagaaagggaaaaaataa